One Cryptomeria japonica chromosome 9, Sugi_1.0, whole genome shotgun sequence genomic window carries:
- the LOC131044504 gene encoding uncharacterized protein LOC131044504, producing the protein MVLLQETKLCGDKVLDLLRYCYKWEGLFQDAKGSSGGLGILWNLEVFVVDPIAYNEYWMAYNIKNKVGGMGFPLVNFYSLIKTDEKLRVWIEIYNQLQGLEMCKVIMARDLNAILDIDDKDGGLIKSTKVMEDFREFISKFQVMDVIPKNGKFTWTNRRLNFFVGEWWVNSSFSMDTKIVPQAGLDHSLVTLSLNHESPKNRYYFKFQSMWWRDPSFIELLRTWWLDSNTLSGSPSFWFVKRMQYIKNKIKHWNKFSFKNIFTEKLKIEEELEEVNNRVMYVGMDRNDYLKEKSLKEQYVKLLNREKIHWRDKSRALWIAKGDRNINFFHASSKGRRTKNKIMTVLDGSGELREMEDEIEQTTLDHFERILGSNN; encoded by the coding sequence ATGGTTTTACTCCAGGAAACAAAGTTATGTGGAGACAAGGTGCTTGATTTACTTAGGTATTGTTATAAATGGGAAGGGTTGTTTCAAGATGCCAAAGGATCCTCTGGGGGTCTTGGGATTTTGTGGAATTTAGAGGTCTTTGTGGTGGATCCAATTGCATATAATGAGTATTGGATGGCCTATAACATTAAGAATAAAGTAGGAGGTATGGGCTTCCCTCTGGTTAACTTTTACAGCCTGATTAAAACAGATGAAAAACTAAGGGTATGGATAGAGATCTATAACCAACTACAAGGTTTGGAGATGTGCAAAGTAATCATGGCTAGGGATTTAAATGCTATACTGGATATAGATGATAAAGATGGAGGTCTCATAAAAAGTACCAAAGTAATGGAGGACTTTAGAGAATTCATATCAAAATTCCAGGTGATGGATGTAATTCCCAAAAATGGTAAGTTTACATGGACTAATAGAAGACTCAATTTCTTTGTGGGGGAATGGTGGGTTAATAGCAGTTTTTCCATGGACACTAAGATTGTCCCTCAAGCTGGCTTAGATCATTCATTAGTTACATTATCCCTCAATCATGAATCTCCCAAGAATAGGTATTACTTTAAATTTCAGAGCATGTGGTGGAGGGACCCTTCATTCATAGAACTACTAAGGACTTGGTGGCTGGATAGCAACACATTGTCAGGCTCCCCTAGCTTCTGGTTTGTGAAAAGAATGCaatatattaaaaacaaaatcAAGCATTGGAATAAGTTCTCATTCAAAAATATCTTCActgaaaaattaaaaattgaagaagaattgGAAGAAGTCAATAATAGAGTCATGTATGTAGGAATGGACCGCAATGACTATCTGAAGGAAAAATCACTTAAAGAACAATATGTGAAGCTACTAAATAGAGAAAAAATCCACTGGAGGGATAAATCAAGAGCTTTATGGATTGCAAAGGGAGACCGAAACATAAATTTTTTCCATGCCTCTTCAAAGGGTAGAAGGACCAAGAACAAAATTATGACAGTTCTGGATGGCAGTGGAGAGTTGAGAGAAATGGAGGATGAAATCGAGCAAACTACACTAGATCACTTTGAGAGAATTTTGGGGAGCAATAATTAG